A segment of the Nitrospina gracilis 3/211 genome:
ACGCGTTTTCCGGATTGAAGGCGCCGCACGGCATTTACGGTGTTCTGGGCAACCACGATTTCTGGAGCGGACCGGAGGCGGTGTTGACGCTGGAAAAGGAGTTCGCCCAGGGATTCGGGGTGAAATGGTTGAGAAATCGTAATGTGAAAGTGGAGCGCGGCAGTGAGGCCATTGTTCTCGCCGGTGTCGATGATTACTGGCAGGACTCCTGTTCACCCGGAGACGCGCTGAAGGGGTCGCCGGAGGATGCGGTGCGCATCCTGCTCAGCCACAACCCGGAAGTGAACGAAATCCTGTATGACTGGCAACGGATCGATCTCATCCTGTCCGGCCACACCCATGGCGGGCAGATCAAGCTTCCCTTCATCGGCGCGCCGTTTCAGGCGGGAGTGCGCAAACGAAAGTATATGGAGGGATTGGCCCGTGATGGTCACCGGCAGACGTATGTGACGCGCGGGGTGGGGCACCTCGTTGTCCCCATCCGCCTGCTGTGCCCCCCGGAAGTGACGTTGATCACTCTTGTTTGAATCCACGTTCCAATTTGGCTCCGCCGTCGTTTTTCGGCAAAAAAATCCGGCGGAGCCTGTAAACAGACCCCGCCGGATTAAGAGAGCGTCGAAATTACTTGGGAACGACTTTTGAGGCTTGCGGCCCTTTCTTACCCATGCTCCCTTCGAATTCCACCAATTGCCCCTCTTGAAGGGTTTTGAAGCCCTCAACCTGGATTTCCGAGAAATGAACAAAATAGTCTTTGCCATCATCGGCTTCGATAAAACCATAACCCTTGCTTTGATTGAACCACTTGACTCTGCCTTCAGACATACCGAATAAACTCCTACAAATTGGTGGGAACCCCCCGTCTTTGCGCCGAAAGTGCGTTCCCTGTTTTTACTGGGTTGGGTAATCCCGGAGTTTGATCGAAACGAGACGGGCCAATCCAACCCTTGTGACCGCCAGCCATATAAAAACCCTTTATATGGGATACGCGGAGGAGGCCAGATTCTCCCGTCGAAGCATCCACCTCCCCCTGTGGCGGTCGCTTTCCAACGCCATAACCATAGCAGAATTGGTATCAATTTCCTAGTATTATCGGAATAATATTTACATGCTAAATGGTCATATCTAATACTCTTTTCCCACATAAAAACAAAAGTTTTGACAGGCCGTTTTGGAGGCGCGTTTATGAACAAAAACAATTTTAAAACCGAACTGACGCTCCGCGCCGATGCATCGGCTGTCTTTGATGCGGTTGCCACGCGCGACGGCATTTGCGGATGGTGGACGGTATTTACCCGGTTCGACGGGAATGAAGGGTCGGTCGCCACCATGCGTTTCCCCAAAACCGGATTCTTTGTCAGAATGCAGGTAGAAAAACTGGAGACGGACCGTCTCGTGCATTGGAAATGCATAGAGGCCGAACACCCGCCCGGGGTTTCCAGCGATCCGAACGACTGGGTCGGCACCGAAGTTATTTTTGAAATCGAGTCGTTGGGTGAAGGCGCGCACCTCGCCTTCACACATGTGGGGCTGGCCGGGTTGGAATGCAACGATGTCTGCAGTGATGTGTGGGGCTTTTT
Coding sequences within it:
- a CDS encoding metallophosphoesterase — protein: MRYHFNFFKKPIPRRSFLKGMLGVFAVSGAGVGHGYASTWKSNIRLERVEVTIRNLPPAFRGFTIGLLSDLHSSPIVSKDHLQSAAELLMTARPDMIALTGDFIGHTFRFPGEPYHEFEPRYVANIVDAFSGLKAPHGIYGVLGNHDFWSGPEAVLTLEKEFAQGFGVKWLRNRNVKVERGSEAIVLAGVDDYWQDSCSPGDALKGSPEDAVRILLSHNPEVNEILYDWQRIDLILSGHTHGGQIKLPFIGAPFQAGVRKRKYMEGLARDGHRQTYVTRGVGHLVVPIRLLCPPEVTLITLV
- a CDS encoding cold-shock protein; the protein is MSEGRVKWFNQSKGYGFIEADDGKDYFVHFSEIQVEGFKTLQEGQLVEFEGSMGKKGPQASKVVPK
- a CDS encoding SRPBCC family protein, whose translation is MNKNNFKTELTLRADASAVFDAVATRDGICGWWTVFTRFDGNEGSVATMRFPKTGFFVRMQVEKLETDRLVHWKCIEAEHPPGVSSDPNDWVGTEVIFEIESLGEGAHLAFTHVGLAGLECNDVCSDVWGFFLHTSLKAYVETGKGEPTVE